The following are encoded together in the Citrobacter arsenatis genome:
- the crp gene encoding cAMP-activated global transcriptional regulator CRP, with the protein MVLGKPQTDPTLEWFLSHCHIHKYPSKSTLIHQGEKAETLYYIVKGSVAVLIKDEEGKEMILSYLNQGDFIGELGLFEEGQERSAWVRAKTACEVAEISYKKFRQLIQVNPDILMRLSSQMARRLQVTSEKVGNLAFLDVTGRIAQTLLNLAKQPDAMTHPDGMQIKITRQEIGQIVGCSRETVGRILKMLEDQNLISAHGKTIVVYGTR; encoded by the coding sequence ATGGTGCTTGGCAAACCGCAAACAGACCCGACTCTCGAATGGTTCTTGTCTCATTGCCATATTCATAAGTACCCATCGAAGAGCACGCTGATTCACCAGGGTGAAAAAGCGGAAACGTTGTATTACATCGTTAAAGGCTCAGTGGCAGTGCTGATCAAAGATGAAGAAGGGAAAGAAATGATCCTTTCTTATCTGAATCAGGGCGATTTTATTGGTGAATTAGGCCTCTTCGAAGAAGGTCAGGAACGTAGCGCCTGGGTACGTGCCAAAACCGCATGTGAAGTCGCTGAAATTTCCTACAAAAAATTTCGCCAATTAATTCAGGTCAACCCGGATATTCTGATGCGCCTGTCTTCTCAGATGGCTCGTCGTCTGCAGGTCACGTCTGAAAAAGTCGGCAACCTTGCCTTCCTCGACGTTACTGGTCGTATCGCGCAGACTCTGCTGAATCTGGCGAAACAGCCTGACGCGATGACCCACCCGGACGGCATGCAGATTAAAATCACCCGTCAGGAAATCGGCCAGATCGTTGGCTGCTCCCGTGAGACCGTCGGTCGTATTCTGAAAATGCTGGAAGATCAGAACCTGATCTCCGCACACGGTAAGACCATCGTCGTCTACGGCACCCGTTAA
- the ppiA gene encoding peptidylprolyl isomerase A, which produces MLKSTLAAVAAVLALSALSPAALAAKGDPHVLLTTSAGNIELELNSQKAPVSVQNFVDYVNSGFYNNTTFHRVIPGFMVQGGGFTEQMQQKKPNPPIKNEADNGLRNTRGTIAMARTADKDSATSQFFINIADNAFLDHGQRDFGYAVFGKVVKGMDVADKISQVQTHDVGPYQNVPSKPIVILSAKVLP; this is translated from the coding sequence ATGCTCAAATCGACTCTGGCGGCTGTTGCAGCTGTTCTCGCTCTTTCTGCTCTTTCTCCCGCAGCACTGGCAGCAAAAGGTGACCCGCATGTCCTGCTGACAACCTCTGCCGGTAACATTGAGCTGGAGCTGAACAGTCAGAAAGCCCCGGTTTCAGTGCAAAACTTTGTCGATTATGTCAACAGCGGTTTCTATAACAACACGACGTTCCACCGCGTGATCCCTGGCTTCATGGTGCAGGGCGGCGGTTTTACCGAGCAGATGCAGCAGAAGAAACCTAACCCGCCAATCAAGAATGAAGCCGATAACGGACTGCGCAATACCCGTGGCACGATTGCCATGGCGCGCACAGCGGATAAAGACAGCGCGACCAGCCAGTTCTTTATCAACATTGCAGACAATGCGTTCCTCGATCACGGCCAGCGCGACTTTGGCTACGCTGTCTTCGGTAAAGTTGTGAAAGGTATGGATGTTGCGGATAAGATCTCTCAGGTCCAGACCCATGATGTCGGTCCTTACCAGAATGTTCCGTCAAAACCGATTGTTATCCTGTCTGCCAAAGTCCTGCCGTAA
- a CDS encoding putative adenosine monophosphate-protein transferase Fic encodes MSDKFGDGRDPYLYPGLNVMRNLLGIHQAQRLAQAAYELTALRAATIELGPLKRGLPHLCAIHRQLYRDIFDWAGHLREVDIYQGDTRFCHFAYIEKEGNALMQDLEDESWLVGLSKDKFVDRLAHYYCEINVLHPFRIGSGLAQRIFFEQLAIHAGYILNWDDIPVEQWNLANQSGAMGDLSALRAIFRKVVSEAPETE; translated from the coding sequence ATGAGCGATAAATTCGGTGACGGACGCGACCCCTATTTGTATCCGGGCCTGAATGTCATGCGTAACCTTCTGGGGATCCATCAGGCGCAGCGTCTGGCGCAGGCGGCCTATGAACTGACGGCGCTGCGTGCGGCCACTATCGAACTGGGTCCGCTTAAGCGTGGCTTGCCACACCTATGCGCCATTCACCGCCAGCTGTATCGGGATATTTTTGATTGGGCGGGTCATTTGCGGGAAGTCGATATCTATCAGGGCGATACCCGTTTTTGCCATTTCGCTTATATCGAGAAAGAGGGCAATGCGCTGATGCAGGACCTGGAAGACGAGTCCTGGCTGGTGGGATTATCGAAAGATAAGTTTGTCGATCGTCTTGCGCACTATTATTGCGAAATCAACGTCCTACATCCGTTTCGTATTGGCAGCGGTCTGGCGCAGCGTATTTTCTTCGAACAGTTAGCGATTCACGCCGGGTATATATTGAACTGGGATGATATCCCGGTTGAGCAGTGGAACCTGGCTAATCAGAGCGGGGCGATGGGTGACCTGTCTGCGCTGCGGGCGATATTTCGTAAAGTGGTAAGCGAAGCCCCGGAAACTGAGTAG
- a CDS encoding YccS/YhfK family putative transporter, translating into MWRRLIYHPEINYALRQTLVLCLPVAVGLIIGQLHLGLLFSLVPACCNIAGLDTPHKRFFKRLAIGASLFAGCSLIMQLLLAKDIPLPLILTGLTLILGVTAELSPLHARLLPASLIAAIFTLSLAGNMPVWEPLLIYALGTLWYGLFNWFWFWMWREQPLRESLSLLYRELADYCEAKYSMLTQHADPEKALPPLLVRQQKAVDLITQCYQQMHMLSAHRNNDYKRLLRAFQEALDLQEHISVSLHQPEEVQKLVERSHAEQVIRWNARTVAERLRVLADDILYHRLPTRFSMEKQIGTLEKIANQHPDNPVGQFCYWHFSRIARVLRTQRPLYARDLMADKQRRLPLIPALKNYLSLKSPALRNAGRISVMLSIASLMGSALHLPKPYWILMTILFVTQNGYGATRVRILHRSVGTLVGLVIAGVTLHFHIPEGFTLAGMLLITLVSYLIIRKNYGWATVGFTVTAVYTLQLLTLNGEQFIVPRFVDTVIGCLIAFGGTLWLWPQWQSGLLRKNAHDALEADQEAIRLILSNDPQATPLAYQRMRVNQAHNTLFNSLNQAMQEPGFNSHYLADMKLWVTHSQFIVEHINAMTTLAREHTMLTPDLAQRYLESCEIALQRCQQRLEYDGPGSSGDVNILEAPEMLSHGPLSTLEQHLQRVLGHLNTMHTISSVAWRQRPHHGIWLSRRLRDMKG; encoded by the coding sequence ATGTGGCGAAGACTGATATACCACCCAGAGATTAACTACGCACTACGGCAGACGCTGGTGCTATGTTTACCTGTGGCCGTTGGTCTGATCATCGGTCAACTTCATCTGGGACTCCTCTTCTCCCTCGTCCCTGCCTGTTGCAATATTGCCGGTCTTGATACTCCGCATAAGCGTTTTTTCAAACGCTTAGCTATTGGCGCGTCTTTGTTTGCCGGATGCAGTCTGATCATGCAGTTGCTGCTGGCAAAAGATATACCGCTACCGCTTATCCTCACCGGCCTGACGCTGATTCTTGGCGTAACCGCCGAGCTTAGCCCTTTGCATGCGCGACTGCTGCCAGCCTCGCTTATCGCGGCGATTTTCACGCTAAGCCTGGCCGGGAACATGCCCGTCTGGGAGCCGCTGCTGATCTACGCGCTGGGCACGTTATGGTATGGCCTGTTCAACTGGTTCTGGTTCTGGATGTGGCGCGAGCAGCCGCTCCGTGAATCGCTCAGCTTGTTGTATCGTGAATTAGCCGATTACTGTGAAGCCAAGTACAGCATGCTGACCCAGCATGCCGACCCAGAAAAAGCGCTGCCTCCTCTGCTGGTTCGCCAACAAAAAGCGGTGGACCTGATTACCCAGTGCTATCAGCAAATGCATATGCTGTCGGCGCATCGCAACAACGATTACAAGCGCCTGCTCCGTGCCTTTCAGGAGGCGCTCGACTTACAAGAGCATATTTCCGTTAGCCTCCACCAGCCGGAAGAGGTGCAAAAGCTGGTCGAACGTAGCCACGCGGAGCAGGTGATTCGCTGGAACGCGCGAACCGTCGCCGAACGCCTTCGGGTACTGGCCGATGATATTTTGTATCACCGCTTGCCGACCCGTTTCTCGATGGAAAAACAGATTGGCACGCTGGAGAAAATCGCCAACCAGCATCCGGACAATCCGGTGGGACAGTTTTGCTACTGGCACTTCAGCCGTATTGCCCGCGTGCTACGCACCCAGCGCCCGTTGTATGCCCGTGACTTGATGGCTGACAAGCAGCGTCGTTTGCCGCTGATCCCAGCCCTGAAAAACTATCTGTCGTTGAAATCCCCTGCGCTGCGCAATGCCGGGCGCATCAGCGTTATGTTGAGTATCGCCAGCCTAATGGGCAGCGCCTTACACCTGCCAAAACCTTACTGGATTTTAATGACTATCCTGTTCGTCACGCAAAATGGCTACGGGGCGACCCGGGTGCGCATCTTACATCGGTCGGTAGGAACGCTCGTTGGACTGGTCATTGCCGGCGTCACGCTGCACTTTCATATTCCGGAAGGTTTCACGCTGGCGGGCATGCTGTTGATAACCCTGGTGAGCTATCTGATCATCCGTAAAAACTACGGCTGGGCTACAGTAGGCTTTACGGTTACGGCGGTATACACCCTGCAACTGCTGACGCTGAACGGGGAACAGTTTATCGTGCCGCGGTTTGTCGATACGGTCATTGGCTGCTTAATCGCCTTTGGCGGAACGCTCTGGCTGTGGCCGCAGTGGCAGAGCGGTCTGTTGCGTAAGAACGCCCACGATGCGTTAGAAGCCGACCAGGAGGCCATTCGTCTGATCCTCAGCAACGATCCGCAAGCCACGCCGCTGGCGTATCAACGCATGCGGGTCAACCAGGCGCATAACACGCTGTTCAACTCACTGAACCAGGCGATGCAGGAGCCAGGATTCAACTCACACTACCTGGCGGACATGAAACTGTGGGTCACGCACAGCCAGTTCATCGTCGAACACATCAACGCGATGACTACGCTGGCAAGGGAGCATACGATGCTGACGCCAGATTTGGCACAGCGGTATCTGGAGTCCTGTGAAATTGCGCTTCAGCGCTGTCAGCAGCGGCTGGAGTATGACGGACCGGGAAGCTCGGGCGATGTGAATATTCTCGAAGCGCCGGAGATGCTGTCCCACGGTCCGTTAAGCACTCTTGAGCAGCATCTGCAACGGGTTCTGGGACATCTGAACACCATGCACACCATTTCGTCGGTAGCATGGCGTCAGCGACCGCACCACGGGATCTGGCTGAGCCGTCGGTTGCGGGATATGAAAGGTTAA
- a CDS encoding YhfG family protein codes for MKKLTDKQKSRLWEQRRNANFQASRRLEGVDIPRVTLSAEDALARLEELRRHYER; via the coding sequence GTGAAAAAACTCACCGATAAACAAAAGTCCCGGCTCTGGGAACAGCGGCGAAACGCTAACTTCCAGGCCAGTCGGCGTCTGGAAGGCGTGGATATTCCACGGGTTACTCTGAGTGCTGAAGACGCCCTGGCGCGTCTTGAAGAGTTGAGGAGGCACTATGAGCGATAA
- a CDS encoding OsmC family protein, translating to MQARVKWVEGLTFLGESASGHQILMDGNSGDKAPSPMEMVLMAAGGCSAIDVVSILQKGRQDVTNCEVKLTSERRDEAPRLFTHINLHFIVTGNDLKDASVSRAVDLSAEKYCSVALMLEKAVNITHSYEVVAA from the coding sequence ATGCAAGCGCGTGTAAAGTGGGTTGAGGGGTTAACCTTCCTCGGTGAGTCTGCCTCTGGTCACCAAATTCTGATGGACGGTAACTCCGGTGATAAAGCGCCGAGCCCGATGGAAATGGTATTAATGGCGGCGGGGGGCTGTAGCGCAATTGATGTCGTGTCGATTCTGCAAAAGGGGCGTCAGGATGTGACCAACTGCGAAGTGAAGCTGACCTCAGAGCGTCGTGATGAAGCGCCGCGCCTGTTTACCCACATCAACCTGCATTTCATCGTAACGGGTAACGATCTGAAAGATGCGTCTGTCTCCCGCGCCGTCGATCTTTCAGCAGAAAAATACTGTTCCGTGGCGCTGATGCTGGAAAAGGCGGTGAACATTACCCACTCCTATGAAGTGGTTGCCGCGTAA
- a CDS encoding NUDIX domain-containing protein, whose protein sequence is MTTEADYLNQYDASRFPSPLVTVDSVLFTLHQQALCVLLVERANQPQKGRWGLPGGFIDIENDDSTRATALRKLTEKTGVSPSWLEQLDTFSGPERDPRGWSLTVTWFALIAWVDCAPHIASVSNARWVPVDELKNYSLAFDHEKIITAALHRLRQKTMYSLLPVYCLPETFTHGQLLEATEVILGQSIQRKSLIRRFEASGMFEDTGESMATGTRKARLWRRKPDVDFHLFSRNLLTD, encoded by the coding sequence ATGACCACCGAAGCCGACTACCTGAATCAGTACGACGCCAGCCGCTTCCCTTCACCTCTGGTGACGGTAGATAGCGTGTTATTTACCCTGCATCAGCAGGCGCTGTGCGTATTACTGGTCGAGCGGGCAAACCAACCGCAAAAGGGACGTTGGGGATTACCCGGTGGCTTTATTGATATCGAAAACGATGATTCAACCCGCGCCACCGCGCTACGCAAACTCACTGAAAAAACGGGCGTTTCGCCTTCGTGGCTGGAACAACTGGATACCTTCTCCGGGCCAGAACGAGACCCGCGCGGCTGGAGCCTGACGGTCACCTGGTTTGCGCTAATCGCTTGGGTAGACTGCGCGCCGCATATTGCCAGCGTCAGTAACGCCCGTTGGGTGCCGGTTGACGAGTTGAAAAACTATTCACTCGCGTTCGATCACGAGAAAATCATTACGGCGGCACTGCATCGCTTACGGCAAAAAACGATGTACTCGCTACTGCCCGTATACTGCTTGCCGGAGACATTTACCCATGGGCAACTGCTCGAAGCCACCGAGGTTATCCTTGGTCAGTCGATCCAGCGTAAAAGTCTGATTCGCCGCTTTGAAGCGTCAGGAATGTTTGAAGATACCGGAGAAAGCATGGCGACAGGGACGCGTAAAGCTCGCTTGTGGCGACGCAAACCCGACGTCGATTTTCATCTTTTCTCGCGTAACCTGCTGACTGACTAG
- the pabA gene encoding aminodeoxychorismate synthase component 2, translated as MILLIDNYDSFTWNLYQYFCELGADVLVRRNDELTLAQIDALNPQKIVISPGPCTPDDAGISLDVIRHFAGKIPLLGVCLGHQAMAQAFGATVVRAAKVMHGKTSPITHNGKGVFQGLNNPLTVTRYHSLVVAPATLPDCFEVTAWSETQEIMGIRHREWDLEGVQFHPESILSEQGHQLLANFLNR; from the coding sequence ATGATCCTGCTTATCGATAACTATGATTCTTTTACCTGGAACCTGTACCAATACTTCTGCGAACTGGGCGCTGATGTCCTTGTCAGGCGCAACGATGAGCTGACGCTGGCGCAAATCGACGCGCTGAACCCGCAAAAAATCGTCATTTCTCCTGGACCCTGTACGCCGGATGACGCCGGTATCTCACTGGATGTCATTCGTCATTTTGCCGGGAAGATCCCCCTGCTGGGGGTTTGTCTTGGTCACCAGGCGATGGCGCAGGCCTTTGGCGCGACCGTGGTTCGGGCGGCAAAAGTGATGCACGGTAAAACTTCGCCGATTACGCATAACGGGAAGGGCGTTTTTCAAGGGCTCAATAACCCATTAACGGTGACGCGCTATCACTCTCTGGTGGTCGCCCCCGCGACGCTTCCCGACTGCTTTGAGGTAACGGCCTGGAGTGAAACGCAGGAGATTATGGGCATTCGCCACCGTGAGTGGGATCTGGAAGGGGTGCAGTTTCACCCGGAGAGTATTCTCAGCGAACAAGGGCATCAGCTGCTGGCTAATTTCCTCAATCGCTGA
- a CDS encoding YheU family protein, with protein sequence MIIPWQDISPDALDNLIESFVLREGTDYGEHERSLEQKVADVKRQLQSGEAVLVWSELHETVNIMPRKQIHE encoded by the coding sequence ATGATTATCCCCTGGCAAGATATCTCCCCGGACGCGCTGGACAATCTGATTGAAAGCTTTGTCTTGCGCGAAGGCACCGATTATGGTGAACATGAACGCTCGCTCGAACAAAAAGTCGCCGACGTCAAACGCCAACTACAATCAGGTGAAGCCGTGCTGGTGTGGTCCGAACTGCATGAAACGGTCAACATTATGCCGAGGAAGCAGATTCACGAGTAA
- the prs gene encoding ribose-phosphate diphosphokinase has protein sequence MSVKLTLTLDDQAYAVASGVFPDGAGWLKVTDTLPSFARLMRIRAVAMRDMNDFMLLAQLVEAVRHQTDVLVSHLELPWLPWARQDRHMVAGDSFALKVFASHLNTLKFDKVKVLDPHSDAAAAAIDNLVAIGQERCLLQSATLSHLFQQNALMLVAPDAGALKKIDTVARAAGVEEYAILSKKRDVASGKLTGFALMAGDVRGRDLLIVDDLCDAGGTFIGSAQVLRDAGARSVSLYVTHGLFSKGIEHLFANGIDAIYTTTSFAAPTLEHPQLELIDIDAIYRA, from the coding sequence ATGAGCGTAAAACTGACATTAACTTTGGACGACCAGGCCTACGCAGTTGCCAGCGGTGTTTTTCCTGATGGCGCCGGCTGGTTGAAAGTCACCGATACACTGCCATCGTTTGCTCGTCTGATGCGCATCCGCGCGGTGGCAATGCGAGATATGAACGATTTTATGCTGCTGGCGCAGCTGGTGGAGGCGGTTCGCCATCAGACCGATGTGCTGGTCAGCCATCTCGAACTTCCCTGGCTGCCGTGGGCGCGTCAGGACCGGCATATGGTGGCGGGTGACAGTTTTGCGCTGAAAGTCTTCGCCAGTCACCTCAACACATTGAAATTCGACAAGGTCAAGGTGCTCGACCCACACAGTGACGCGGCGGCTGCGGCAATCGACAACCTGGTGGCAATTGGGCAAGAACGATGCCTGTTGCAGAGCGCGACCTTATCGCATTTGTTTCAGCAAAACGCGCTGATGCTGGTTGCCCCCGACGCGGGAGCGTTGAAGAAAATTGATACTGTTGCCAGAGCTGCCGGCGTGGAGGAGTACGCCATTCTGAGCAAGAAACGTGATGTGGCAAGCGGCAAGCTAACGGGATTTGCGTTAATGGCCGGAGACGTCAGGGGACGGGATCTGCTGATTGTTGACGATCTGTGCGACGCAGGCGGTACGTTCATTGGTTCTGCACAGGTACTACGCGACGCCGGTGCCCGCAGCGTCAGCCTGTATGTCACCCATGGTCTTTTTTCTAAGGGCATTGAACACCTGTTTGCGAACGGTATTGATGCTATCTACACCACCACCTCTTTTGCTGCCCCGACGCTGGAACATCCGCAGCTTGAGCTTATCGACATTGACGCGATTTACCGCGCCTGA
- the argD gene encoding bifunctional acetylornithine/succinyldiaminopimelate transaminase — translation MATEQTAITRATFDEVILPIYAPAEFIPVKGKGSRVWDQQGKEYVDFAGGIAVTALGHCHPALVEALKTQGETLWHTSNVFTNEPALRLGRKIIDASFAERVLFMNSGTEANETAFKLARHYACVRHSPFKTKIIAFHNAFHGRSLFTVSVGGQPKYSDGFGPKPADIIHVPFNDLHAVKAVMDDHTCAVVVEPIQGEGGVTAATPEFLQGLRELCDQHQALLVFDEVQSGMGRTGDLFAYMHYGVTPDILTSAKALGGGFPVSAVLTTQEIASAFHVGSHGSTYGGNPLACAVAGAAFDIINTPEVLGGVQAKRQTFVQHLHKIDQQFDIFSDIRGMGLLIGAELKPPFKGRARDFLYAAAHEGVMVLNAGPDVMRFAPSLVVEQADIDEGMQRFAQAVAKVVG, via the coding sequence ATGGCAACTGAACAAACTGCAATTACGCGCGCGACATTCGATGAAGTGATTCTGCCGATTTATGCACCGGCTGAGTTTATCCCGGTAAAAGGGAAAGGGAGCCGAGTGTGGGATCAACAGGGCAAAGAGTATGTTGATTTCGCGGGCGGTATTGCAGTTACCGCGCTAGGGCATTGCCATCCGGCACTGGTTGAGGCGTTAAAAACCCAGGGCGAAACCCTGTGGCATACCAGCAACGTTTTCACCAATGAACCCGCGTTACGCTTAGGCCGTAAAATTATTGATGCGTCCTTCGCCGAGCGCGTGCTGTTCATGAACTCCGGTACCGAAGCCAACGAAACCGCCTTTAAGCTGGCGCGCCACTATGCCTGCGTGCGCCATAGCCCGTTCAAAACCAAAATTATTGCCTTCCATAATGCGTTTCACGGTCGTTCGCTGTTTACCGTTTCTGTCGGCGGACAGCCGAAATACTCCGACGGCTTTGGACCAAAACCGGCGGATATCATCCATGTACCGTTTAACGATCTGCACGCGGTCAAAGCGGTGATGGACGATCACACCTGCGCGGTGGTGGTTGAGCCAATTCAGGGGGAAGGTGGCGTCACTGCGGCAACGCCGGAATTCCTGCAAGGTTTGCGCGAACTCTGCGATCAGCATCAGGCGCTGTTGGTATTTGATGAAGTGCAGAGTGGGATGGGGCGTACCGGCGATTTGTTTGCCTATATGCACTACGGCGTGACGCCGGATATCCTAACCAGCGCGAAGGCGCTCGGCGGCGGTTTCCCGGTGAGCGCGGTGCTGACCACCCAGGAGATTGCCTCCGCGTTCCATGTGGGTTCCCACGGGTCCACCTACGGCGGTAACCCGCTGGCCTGCGCAGTAGCGGGCGCCGCGTTTGATATCATCAATACGCCGGAAGTGTTGGGAGGTGTTCAGGCCAAACGTCAGACGTTTGTCCAGCATTTGCACAAAATTGATCAACAGTTCGATATTTTCAGCGATATTCGCGGCATGGGCCTGCTGATTGGTGCCGAGTTGAAGCCGCCGTTCAAAGGCCGGGCGCGCGATTTCCTCTATGCCGCCGCGCACGAAGGAGTGATGGTGCTGAACGCCGGGCCGGACGTGATGCGTTTCGCGCCGTCGCTGGTGGTAGAGCAGGCGGATATCGATGAAGGGATGCAGCGTTTCGCGCAGGCGGTAGCGAAAGTCGTTGGGTGA
- a CDS encoding nicotinate phosphoribosyltransferase: MKMNPILAIDGYKVSHRVQYPQGTSRVYSNFTPRSDRFFSSPLADGKLVFFGLQGFLQWFLVDLFNEAFFARPEDEVVSEYKQVMDSYLGKDAVAVDHIRALHQLGYLPLHIKALDEGSKVPMAVPVLTIINTKPEFFWLVNYLETVLSAELWKASTNATIAHHYRKICTRWAQKTCSDLTHLDFQCHDFSFRGMSGLQDTMQAGSGHLLSFKGTDSIPSLLYARDYYTDGEPYFIGASIPATEHSVMCMGEREHEIETFRRLIADLYPQGFVSIVSDTWDYWQVLTEYTRELKNIILAREGRVVFRPDSGNPVEILCGTGANEDTRADRTAQEKGSVEVLWEIFGGTVNAKGYKVLDPHVGLIYGDSITLERANEILRRLEAKGFASSNVVFGVGSFTYQYNTRDTFGFAMKATWGEVDGKGRTIFKEPKTDNGLKRSARGLLRVARDELGELRLHDEQTWEQEQEGELKTRFLNGKLFNREHFEDIRQRLATHR, encoded by the coding sequence ATGAAAATGAACCCGATTCTGGCTATCGACGGCTACAAAGTTTCTCACCGCGTACAATATCCGCAGGGAACCAGCCGCGTGTATTCCAACTTTACCCCGCGTAGCGATCGCTTTTTCTCCTCGCCGTTGGCGGATGGCAAACTGGTATTTTTTGGCCTGCAGGGATTTTTGCAGTGGTTTTTAGTCGACCTGTTTAATGAGGCGTTTTTTGCCCGTCCGGAAGACGAGGTGGTTAGCGAATATAAACAGGTCATGGACAGCTATCTCGGCAAAGATGCGGTGGCGGTGGACCATATCCGTGCCCTGCATCAGTTGGGCTATCTGCCGCTACATATCAAAGCGCTGGATGAAGGCAGCAAAGTTCCGATGGCGGTGCCGGTCTTAACCATTATCAACACCAAACCCGAGTTTTTCTGGCTGGTGAATTACCTGGAAACTGTGCTGTCGGCCGAGCTGTGGAAAGCGTCAACCAACGCCACGATTGCTCACCACTATCGCAAAATCTGCACGCGCTGGGCACAGAAAACCTGTAGCGACCTGACGCACCTTGACTTCCAGTGCCATGACTTTTCCTTCCGCGGCATGTCCGGGTTGCAGGACACCATGCAGGCGGGTAGCGGGCATTTGTTAAGCTTTAAAGGGACCGACAGTATTCCATCTTTGCTGTACGCCCGCGATTACTACACCGACGGCGAACCCTATTTTATCGGCGCCAGCATTCCGGCTACCGAGCACAGCGTGATGTGTATGGGTGAGCGCGAGCATGAGATTGAAACCTTCCGCCGCCTGATTGCCGATCTCTATCCGCAGGGATTTGTATCGATAGTCTCCGATACCTGGGACTACTGGCAGGTGCTGACGGAATACACCCGCGAACTGAAGAACATCATTCTGGCCCGTGAAGGGCGAGTGGTATTCCGTCCGGATAGCGGTAATCCGGTTGAGATTCTGTGCGGTACAGGTGCGAATGAGGATACCCGAGCCGATCGTACGGCACAGGAGAAAGGCTCTGTGGAGGTGCTGTGGGAGATATTTGGCGGCACGGTTAACGCTAAAGGCTACAAGGTGCTCGACCCACATGTGGGGCTGATTTATGGCGATTCCATCACCCTTGAGCGGGCGAATGAGATCCTGCGTCGTCTTGAAGCGAAAGGATTTGCCAGTTCAAATGTGGTGTTTGGCGTGGGTTCCTTTACCTATCAGTACAACACGCGTGACACCTTCGGTTTTGCAATGAAAGCGACGTGGGGAGAAGTCGATGGCAAAGGCCGGACGATTTTCAAAGAGCCGAAAACCGATAATGGCTTAAAGCGCTCTGCCCGCGGTTTGCTTCGAGTAGCACGTGATGAGCTGGGGGAATTGCGCCTGCATGATGAACAAACATGGGAGCAGGAGCAGGAAGGAGAGCTGAAAACCCGTTTTCTCAACGGCAAGCTGTTTAACCGTGAACATTTTGAAGATATCCGCCAGCGTCTGGCGACACACAGGTAA
- a CDS encoding phosphoribulokinase, with protein sequence MSAKHPVIAVTGSSGAGTTTTSLAFRKIFAQLNLRAAEVEGDSFHRYTRPEMDMAIRKARDAGRHISYFGPEANDFGLLEQTFIEYGQTGKGQSRKYLHTYDEAVPWNQVPGTFTPWQPLPEPTDVLFYEGLHGGVVTPQQNVARHVDLLVGVVPIVNLEWIQKLTRDTSERGHSREAVMDSVVRSMDDYINYITPQFSRTHINFQRVPTVDTSNPFAAKSIPSLDESFVVIHFRNLEGIDFPWLLAMLQGSFISHINTLVVPGGKMGLAMELIMLPLVQRLMEGKKIE encoded by the coding sequence ATGTCTGCCAAACATCCGGTGATTGCGGTAACAGGATCCAGCGGCGCGGGGACCACCACCACCAGCCTCGCGTTTCGTAAAATTTTCGCGCAGTTAAATCTGCGCGCCGCCGAGGTGGAAGGTGACAGTTTTCATCGCTATACCCGTCCGGAAATGGACATGGCGATTCGCAAAGCGCGCGATGCCGGGCGGCATATCAGCTATTTCGGCCCCGAAGCTAATGACTTCGGCCTGCTGGAGCAAACCTTCATCGAATACGGTCAGACGGGCAAAGGCCAGTCGCGAAAATATCTACACACTTACGATGAAGCCGTACCGTGGAACCAGGTTCCGGGGACTTTCACGCCCTGGCAGCCGCTGCCTGAACCGACGGATGTCCTGTTTTATGAAGGACTGCACGGCGGCGTCGTGACCCCACAACAAAACGTGGCCCGACATGTCGATCTACTGGTTGGCGTGGTGCCTATCGTAAACCTGGAATGGATCCAGAAGCTGACCCGGGATACCAGCGAGCGCGGACACTCGCGTGAAGCGGTGATGGACTCGGTGGTGCGCTCAATGGACGATTACATCAATTACATCACGCCGCAGTTTTCCCGGACGCATATTAACTTCCAGCGCGTACCGACCGTCGATACCTCTAATCCCTTTGCCGCCAAGAGTATTCCGTCTCTGGATGAAAGCTTTGTCGTGATTCATTTTCGTAACCTGGAAGGGATCGACTTCCCGTGGCTTCTGGCCATGCTGCAGGGCTCATTCATTTCCCATATCAATACGTTGGTCGTGCCGGGCGGTAAAATGGGTCTGGCGATGGAATTGATTATGCTGCCGCTGGTCCAGCGACTGATGGAAGGCAAAAAGATAGAGTAA